A genomic segment from Geitlerinema sp. PCC 7407 encodes:
- a CDS encoding WecB/TagA/CpsF family glycosyltransferase, translating into MNKISILNVAVDNLSLQELLEQLDRGVVFTPNVDHLVKLQQDPDFCEAYDAAHFRVCDSKILYYVSRFLGSPLREKISGSDLFPAFYEYHRHNPDIHIFLLGAREGVAHTAQQKINAKVGRDIIIDSYSPSFGFEKNEAECEAIIDRINQSGATVLAVGVGAPKQEKWICKYKDRMPNVRIFLAIGATIDFEAGNVSRAPKWMSDTGLEWLYRLVMEPNRLWRRYLLEDPLFFWLVLKQKLNLYAAPIAVYSTESKS; encoded by the coding sequence ATGAATAAAATCAGTATCCTGAACGTCGCCGTCGATAACTTATCGCTTCAAGAGCTCCTCGAACAACTCGATCGAGGCGTCGTCTTCACGCCCAACGTCGACCACCTAGTGAAGCTTCAACAAGATCCTGATTTTTGTGAAGCCTACGACGCCGCCCACTTCCGCGTCTGCGACAGCAAAATTCTTTACTACGTCTCCCGCTTCCTGGGTTCTCCCCTGCGAGAAAAGATCTCCGGCTCGGACCTTTTCCCCGCCTTCTACGAGTACCATCGCCACAACCCCGACATTCACATCTTTCTGCTCGGCGCCCGCGAAGGCGTCGCCCACACCGCCCAGCAGAAAATCAACGCCAAAGTCGGCCGCGACATCATCATCGACTCCTACTCTCCCAGCTTCGGCTTCGAGAAAAACGAAGCGGAATGTGAGGCAATCATCGATCGCATCAACCAGTCCGGCGCCACCGTATTGGCCGTCGGAGTCGGCGCGCCAAAACAAGAGAAATGGATCTGCAAATACAAAGATCGGATGCCCAACGTCCGCATCTTCCTAGCCATCGGCGCCACCATCGACTTTGAGGCAGGCAACGTCTCTCGCGCCCCCAAATGGATGAGCGACACGGGCCTCGAGTGGCTCTATCGCCTCGTCATGGAGCCCAACCGGCTGTGGCGGCGCTACCTCCTCGAAGATCCCCTCTTCTTCTGGCTGGTCCTCAAGCAAAAGCTAAACCTGTATGCCGCTCCTATCGCGGTCTACTCCACCGAGTCCAAGTCCTGA
- a CDS encoding alkaline phosphatase family protein — protein MKNPVIAIGLDAAEPSLVEKWMADGHLPNLQRLRDQGAYTRLNNFEYYRAETPWTTFLTGASPHNTGYWSPVKFHQADYSAEEIGAYDFQEHPPFYALKDGHRVAVFDMPQAPLSDTVNGIQVLAWGAHSPMTPSHSLPANLLQDIIEQHGEHPTLREDHASTLDVAALDELRQKLEVGIDRRAKICQDLLQREPWDLLLTIFGETHSAGHYFWHLSQEDHPLYPVVGGKLAQDPLLSVFKAVDRAVGDIVSAAPANAHILVFAAHGMGSNVMDLPSMFFLPEFLYRWNFPGEYGLAYRADGQVPAAPMAGARAKRGWLGTMWSLKHETNSLKGFLRQKLPTKVFNKLAPLFGKARGKELLSPFQLQAEGDPLYFQPALWYKPFWTQMKAFALPSFSEGYIRINLKGREPQGVVDPAEYDAVCDEIVQKLRQMKDARTGTPMVKDIIRTRQSALDSDPKLPDADLVVIWQEAYTTDTVTSSEFGQIGPVPYLRTGSHRSEGFLVASGPAVQAGASLPTGHALDLAPTILSLMEAPIPAQYEGKPLVNVPVLSS, from the coding sequence ATGAAAAATCCTGTTATCGCAATTGGGCTTGATGCAGCGGAACCTTCTCTGGTTGAGAAGTGGATGGCCGACGGCCACCTGCCGAACCTTCAGCGCCTGCGCGATCAAGGCGCGTACACCCGGCTCAATAACTTTGAGTACTATCGCGCAGAGACGCCCTGGACGACCTTTTTGACCGGCGCTTCGCCCCACAACACCGGCTACTGGTCACCTGTCAAGTTCCACCAAGCGGACTACAGCGCGGAAGAGATCGGCGCTTACGACTTCCAGGAGCATCCGCCCTTCTATGCCCTCAAGGACGGCCACCGGGTGGCGGTCTTTGACATGCCTCAAGCGCCGCTCTCGGACACAGTCAATGGCATTCAGGTGCTCGCCTGGGGAGCCCACTCGCCCATGACCCCGAGCCACTCCCTGCCCGCGAACCTGCTCCAGGACATCATTGAGCAGCACGGAGAGCACCCCACCCTGCGGGAAGACCACGCCAGCACTCTCGATGTGGCGGCCCTCGATGAGCTGCGCCAAAAGCTGGAAGTCGGCATCGATCGCCGCGCCAAGATTTGCCAGGACCTGCTGCAGCGCGAACCCTGGGACCTGCTGCTCACCATTTTTGGCGAGACTCACTCGGCAGGTCACTACTTCTGGCACCTGAGCCAAGAGGACCATCCCCTCTATCCGGTGGTGGGCGGCAAGCTGGCCCAAGACCCGCTGCTGTCGGTATTCAAGGCCGTTGACCGGGCGGTGGGCGACATTGTCAGCGCCGCACCGGCAAATGCGCACATCCTCGTTTTTGCGGCCCACGGCATGGGCTCCAATGTGATGGACCTGCCCAGCATGTTCTTTTTGCCAGAGTTCCTCTATCGCTGGAATTTCCCCGGTGAGTACGGGCTGGCCTACCGCGCCGATGGCCAGGTGCCCGCCGCGCCCATGGCGGGGGCTCGGGCCAAGCGGGGCTGGCTGGGAACCATGTGGAGCCTCAAGCACGAAACCAATTCCCTCAAAGGGTTCTTGCGCCAGAAGCTGCCCACGAAGGTGTTTAACAAGCTGGCGCCCCTGTTTGGCAAGGCTCGCGGCAAAGAGCTGCTCTCGCCGTTCCAGCTGCAAGCCGAAGGGGACCCGCTCTATTTCCAGCCGGCGCTGTGGTACAAGCCTTTCTGGACGCAGATGAAGGCCTTTGCACTGCCGAGCTTCTCCGAGGGCTACATCCGGATCAACCTGAAGGGCCGAGAGCCTCAGGGCGTGGTGGACCCGGCGGAGTATGACGCGGTGTGTGATGAGATCGTCCAGAAGCTGCGCCAGATGAAGGATGCCCGCACGGGAACGCCGATGGTGAAGGACATCATCCGCACGCGCCAGTCGGCCCTCGACAGCGATCCAAAGCTGCCCGATGCAGACTTGGTGGTGATCTGGCAGGAAGCTTACACGACGGATACGGTGACGAGCTCGGAATTTGGTCAGATTGGTCCGGTGCCTTATCTGCGCACGGGCAGCCATCGATCGGAAGGGTTTTTGGTGGCGAGTGGTCCAGCGGTCCAGGCGGGGGCTTCGCTGCCGACGGGTCACGCGCTGGATTTGGCGCCGACGATTTTGAGCTTGATGGAGGCGCCGATTCCGGCGCAGTACGAGGGCAAGCCGCTGGTCAATGTGCCGGTGCTCTCGAGCTAG